The Lolium rigidum isolate FL_2022 chromosome 1, APGP_CSIRO_Lrig_0.1, whole genome shotgun sequence region TTAAATATTACAAATGCTGATACTTTATTGTATATATGGTCTATATTGTTAGTTTAAAACTAATGAGGCGGTTATTAGATTCCCTAGCATATTCTTCTTAGCAGTTAGAATATTTACATTTTGTTCAATCGTTGTGCAAAGTGAACTGTTATGTCATTTCCCAAGAAGACACAAACACTGTAACCGACATGTACTCCCGACTGTTCAGGAACTAAAAATACCTGTAGTCACCATCAATAAAGACAATCATTCACATCCATTTATTTCCTCTCAATCTCTGCATCTCTTCACGTCATCAACACTTGCTCTAGCCCTAGCGAATAGGCTAAGGAGAAAAGTATAGAGAGAAAAGGTAAGAAAATGATGACTTCCCTGTCATTGTTGGCTTTTGCTTTTGCTCGTTTTGTGGCACGAGAGGACCGTCGCTTTTATGCTCATCGCCGCCGGATCTTCGGTCTTGCTATTGGTGCTCGTCGCCGAACTTTCGGCTGCTGCCAACAACGTCGCCGGAATAGGAATGGTGGCCTCTGCCACCGCAGGACAGTGCTTGGTGTCCCTCGCCATCGCTACGGCTCTAGTGGTGGCCTCCGCCACAATCATCGCTAGAACTACCACCATGTTCACCGCCACTTTGTAGAACATCAGGAGCAAGTACCAGGGCAGTTGTGCCCCGGGAAGAGGTTCCGGCCATACCAAAGGTTGCTGTTGTGTCGGAAGTCGTTGCCGCGGCGCCGGAGGTCGCTGCCATACCGGAAGAGTATTTATACATTTATACTGTTTTGGAACTTTGAATTTCCCGCAAGAGTTCGATCAGCACTTATGATTTTCTAGATCTTATTTCAAAATTAGGCAAGTTTGAATCAAAATACGGTCAAATTTGGGCATCAAATTTCAAAAGATGATTCTCTCAAACTGTTAATTCATATGAGCTGAAAATTCTCCAGTCTTTAAACTATTTATGATTCTTAAGTATGTTTCCAGAATCTTTTGAAACTTTGATTTTTTAGTCAGGTCAGGACGTGGTTAAACTAAGTCAAATGCAGTCCTGTCCGGTCATATTTCTACATCAAATGAAAGTTGCAGGCCACGAGTCAGGGAAAATTCATTGATTAAGTGGAGAATGCTAAGGCCAAATAAATCTATGTATGCAAAAAATAGAACATAGTCAACCAAACTAAGGGCTTAGCACAGCAGGGCCAGATGTTGCTCCGGCAATTCCATGAGACAGTACTTCGATCCCTAATCACCAAGCTAGCACGTCCGAGGATGGATAATGATGAAATCAGGCAACACAAGAGTGGAGGAATAGCATAACAGGTCATCCATAACACCAAGTACAAAGTTATCCACGGCTAAACAGCCAATATAAGTAGATGAAATCTCGTCTAAACTGCAAAACCCCAGGTGACCCTTAGAACAAAACAAGAGTAGCAAAATTAAGCTTCAGTCTGCTCCCTCAAGCGACGGATTGTGCTCCTGACGGTGACAGCGCTGGCGGTGCTGCATATACATATTGCATCATCAGCAACATAGAATGGGCGACCAAAGGGGTAAAATTTCAAAGGATAAGAGAGCTGACGATAACATACTTCATGGTGTAAGCACCACCAGCCTTCACCTTCCCACAGTCCTTGCATCCCCAGATTCCAACTGCTTTCCTCTTCACGGCAAACTGGTAAGAATTACAGCAAGGAAGAATTAAGATAGGATTATTCAGATACATAAAATTGACAGTTTATAGCATCCTAAAATAAAAACTATATAGAGTAACTAATAGACAGAAAAAGGTAAGCTAAAACAAGCTCAATGTTGCAACATATAGCTCACAATACAACATTCAAAGTAGATCAGCACGATCAAACTGCTATGATCATACTACTATGATCAGCATGATCGTACTACTATAGTGTATCTTCCACATAGACGTGAAAACATTACCAGAAAGACAACAGACAAAATTAATGCTGCCATAGGAGGAAAAGGCTCAAAAGGACAACTACATGGTATGAGATAAACATCAGCAAGCATTAGGAATCTTGGCCACCATTGGTTGGTGTATTGTATAGTTATAATCCATAAACTGGTGGTAGTCTGGCACGAATGCTAACCAGCCAGGGTGAGAGATGACATACCTTGCCACAGAACTCACAGAAGTACTTGGAGTGCTGAGACACCTCCATCTTCTTGATCTGCTTACGCAAACTGGCACCATACCTAGTACCTATAAAAGCATGAGGGTTATTTCAAGAAATTAACAAAACAGTGAATTAAGGAAATTAGCAAAATTTTAAAATAGTACATACCATATTTGCCAACGATTCCGGCCTTCTTGGTGCGCTTCGTCTGGGAAGAAATGGCAAATGCAACAAATTAGACAGCCGCTTACTAAAACTGACGAATATGAAATAACTTGCGTGGTTGCACAACTCAAAGTACTAACATTTATATATATAACTTGCCATAGTTGCACAACTAAAACTACTAACATTTATATATATAACTTGCCATGGTTGCACAACTAAAACTACAAACATTTATATATAATTGTCGTGGTTGCACAACTCAAACTACTAACATTTCACACTAAAAGGTAGGGCAGGTTTGCCTCAGCAACATAGAAGTTCTAAGCACTAAACTCAATAATGCTCGAACAAGCAAGTAAGGAATCCAGTATCAAAACTTCAGTGAAATTATGATGACAACTAATAACATTCTTGACCATGCAACTAAGAACATTCAACTAAATCCTCCCAATTGCACTCTAGAACTTCGATACAAAACGCAAGCAAAACTAGCACTAGCTTTTATATCCAAGCAACTACAGATCCATAACATATAACCCGATGGCATTATTGCGAGATCAGTTAGTCATCCTAATCCTGCAAGTTATAACCGAACCCGAACTGAAGAAGATGATCGGGCGGAAAACAAAGCCGACCACGGTTAACACAAATGGACCAACGATAATCGACAGTGCTCGACTTAACATGGCGAATAACCTAACTGCGGTGAAGTCATGGGAACAAAACCCAATAAGAATCGATAACCAGGAATCCTCAGAAAAGAATAGCTCAGACAATGTGACGCAGATCTACGCGTTCAATCAGCCAAGGACAAAACTTTTGTTGCGTGTGGACGAATGGAGCGGAGAAGGTTATGAGGAGCGTACCATCTCGGCGACGGGTAGGAGGCGAGCAGCAGCTGCGGCGGCGGAATCCGGGCGACGGGGGCGAGCTGCGGCGGCAAGGAGAGGGAATGGTGAGAGGGAGCTTTATAGTCCTAGGGTTTTGAGGTACGTCTTTGATTCGGTGCGTGGGCTGTTGTACTTGGGCCGGTCCACTTGACCCAAGAAAATCTGCTCAAGAACATCACACGCCACCTGACCCAACAAAATCTGCTCAAGAAAAAAAACCTGGCCCAAGCAAAGAAGCCATATTGGGCGATTTCTGCATCCATGGTATGGTATGGGTGTCTTTTCGgcacgtaagggcatctccaacgcggcgacccatcccgcgtccgcgcgttcggatgggtccaaccggacaaaTCCGCGGTTCAACGCGGCCCCGTATCGTAAATGCGGATGGCCGCGAtggacgacgcaaacccggcccaaatctgtgcTAGGTTTGCATGGCCGCGGATGGCAAGCGGCGTCTGGTCACGTTCGCCTACTTGTCTCCCTTGGGCCTAGCTGTCAGTGGGAGCGAACGCCATATTAAATGTGGACTAGGAGGGATCTGTCTCTGTCCAGTCCACTCCCCGCTCCACTCCACTCGACGGTTCCGCACGCACGcgtaaccgccgccatggccccgaagagggCTTTTGCTCCCGGCACCAATGACGGCGAGGCCAGCAGCCGCCGTCCTCCGTCGGCGCTGCGGGCCGGAGAAAACCACGGCGGTCTCCACATCGAAGAGGTCGCCCGCGTCGGCGCGGCATTGGCGAAGATCTAGGAATATATCTTGCTCTACCAAGTCCGAGCACGGTCTGCCTCTTATAGCCTAAAATAATTCTATCATATtagaaatattgaagaagagaaATATGAGATGCTTCACATTGACACAAGCATATGCTAGAAAAACAGAGGCGACATCAGCGTCCTCAGCATGCACCAACGCCATCCTTGGATTTTACATCAGCGGCTTTGCATTTTCTCGAGCAAGAAAAAGTTGCGGTCTAGCGCCTGATGGATGACGCCATGATGGCCTCAGATAGAATCTGTCATGAAAACACATAAGTCTTAGAATACACATTGGCTTGCTGGTGGGCCTGATGTGTTTCATGGATCTGTTTGTTTATCAGCTGCAGTATGTTATGCTAGCTTATCTCTTGTTAATGTACCATGAAAATACAGAAATATATATGTTGTTGTTTCCCTTTTTAAGTTTTTATATCAAGTTGCAACATGGAGTCTCAAATCAATTTAAGAATTTCAtagtggacgaaattaaagcgatGGCAGTAATCAACAAAGTGAGATCATGTAGTCACGTGCTCCCAAACTTCCAGGCTTCAGCATTGGCCCCGGACATCTAAAATGTATGCGTCTGGTGGTCATTAGGATAACACAAGCAAGTCATTTGGGTAGTCTGAAGGGTGCTTCTTTATGATATCCACCAGTGACGCTGCTGCTCACGAAGATTGGCATTTGATCATAAACACCTAAGAACGCTTCACGAAGTCCTTGTTTTGGAATCCTCACGTCCACCTGCATGGCTTGTTGAATCTGCACATAATGAACTGATAATTTAAACAGGTCGTATATGACAATGCATTACACGGACTAACATTCATATGACGGCTATATTACCTCATGTCTCACATTGTTCCTAAGTCCACTCTCTTAAGTATAGCCCCACCAGCCATTCCATGAGCCATTTCTGTGAACCTGGAGATTGGGATCCCTCGTTTTTCGTCAAAGCCTGATCTCATCAGCCGGCTGTACTTGGTTGACTTGTCGGATGTCGAGTGATGGTCGATCACATCGCCTGCAAGTTTTCAACTCAGTATTCTAAGCAAACCTGTATCCCTAAATTTTTTGAAACATTTCTTACATTGATCAAAATAATCCTTCCTTCAGTTATAGCCATTTCCCAGGCTATGTGATTTGCTCTGTACAAAACAACTGTATCTACCGCGATACGCCGATACTACAGATTCCATACACCTTACCACATGCATCCTCACCTTGAAAGAGTGTCATTCCAATATCATAGTTTAATGCAGATCATCTTCTATGATAATTCAGACTGCAGCTTTGATCTTCTTTGGAGTATATGATGCATGAAAAACGATGGAAATATGCACAGCATATGCTAGTCCCATATGCTAGTCCCATGAACTTCCGTTAGTTCCATGCATATTTCTGAAACTTGAGGTTCTTCTTTACAATATTAATTGGTTTGCTAAGTGATAAACACAGCATATGCTAGTCCCATATAGATAATCAAAATATGTGAAACCAATTCGAAAATGCTCCAGATTTGCTGAATACTAATACTCCTTAACACTATCACTTGACTCCACATAAGAAAATGCAGTACAACATACTGAATGACACAAGACTGTAATGTATGTGTGAACAAACTGTAGAGCAAAATTGAACCGATGAAATTTAATTTAAGATCCAAGTAATGTCTCTAGATAGGATAATAGATACAACTTTCATAACGAGAACCATCACAAGAATCGTCAGTAACTACTGCTCTAGCAGAAGATGTAACGATTTTAGAAGAAATGCATATGCGCTGCAATGACCAAGATCAATTTCAGCGTAGGATAGACAATGAGCAACAAAATATTTTTTAAGGCCAGCTACCTTGGCCGTTTGGGAGGTCGTCAGTGGAGATGCATGTCTGCCAGAGCGGTCCCCTTGCCATGCCTTCTACCAGAGCAAGTCGACGATGTCGAAATTCGAATCCTTGTGCAGTGATCCATGGAATATATTATTAATCAATTTTTGTTGTTAAAGGATCATGCTAATAATATATTCCAAAACTCAATAAACTTTCACCCTTGCTAGTTTTAACATTAAGGAAAATGAGGTTTAATTTAATTTGTCTCTTCACTACTGAACGCCCACTTTCTGCTAGCCTTGATTGCTACCATCCACAGATTTTCAATGAATTTTGAAATCTTGGTGGGAAATACTCACGCCCAATCATCATGCTCATTACAAAAATCACATCATCAGAAGCAGAAATTAATTCCATTCATAGAATCAAAGAAAACTTCAGGTTACTGCATATGGGTTCAGTGGACTCTTTCATTGGCGGTCTTGTTAGATTCTACATCCTGAAAAAGGATACTGAAGTAACGTTGAACTTGAACAAAGTTGCAAATTTCGGTTACAAGAAAACATGGTCTTATACTGAACTTTAATGAAGAACTTGATGTTTTTTCAGTTAACCTTAATGTGGCACACCATCGTGACCATGCTCATTGCTCTAGTAGCAAAGTGAGAAGGGAATAATGAACCGAGCTTTAATCACATGTATTTAGCAACACGGCAGTTGTTGAACAAATCAGTTTCTAATCACCTTGGTTTTGCATGCTTGTAATGTCCTGAAATGGAGTGCAGGCTGCAGGCTCAGAATGTGCTGTTGGAAGATGTGACATTTAACTTGGTCAAGTTCTGTGATGGAGAACCACCGCCTCCATGAAAAATGTAATATGCATAACTCAATTCTACATATTTACTCTTATACATAATAGCAAAGCAAAGACCATACAGTGCTCAGGAAATTCACTCTGAAGCAAGACTCAAATATTAAACCGAGATATTGTATATCGAAGTAATTAAAGTGAGGCTCGAATATTAAGCCAAAACTACGCCGTGCACAGGTAATTCACATAAATGCCTGATCAGATATTGCATTGCCAGAAATATTCATTCCCCTTATGTCTGGTACTTTAGCATACTTGCTGAAGTGTACCATAAATTATATAATTTGTCATAGAAATGCACATGTATGACATAAAAAGTAAAGTACCACAATTAAATGCAGATTTTAGAATTCTTCTAAAATAGAAAATTTAAACATCAAACATTAATATGGCTTGTTTTCATAGCATGAACTTACACAAACAATCGAGAACATTCATATGGCTTCTTTTCATAGCATAAACTGGCACAAGCATTCATATTGCTTCTTTTAATCGTTTGTTTAGGTATCACTGTAGTTtctcaaataaaattggcttttcgGTTTCCCAGTATACACAGCCACGCCTCCAGCTGTATGCAGGCTTTGCTTAACATGGACCATCACTCAGGGTAGAGAACATAGTTCAAGCATATGTAGCAAATGGCTaatttactttgaaataaaaGTACCCAACACccataaaaaattattttttgatACAAATGTGAGTTATAACTACGAAAACATCTCCATAATATTGTATAGAAACAAATTAGTTGTACAAACTACTGGGTTGAACTCTGCAATGGTTTAATCAACAGAGACAATAAAAAATGGTTTAATCAACAGAGTTTAAGTATATGCGCCTGTCTTGCATAATTGGCAGTTTTGTCTTAACAGATATTTCAGCAATTTCGTTGCAAACTAACCTCTGAATTTCCGGCAGCGAACCACGGACGGCGGGGGCAGTGGAGACAGCAGGTGGGTAGCAAGCGTTGTCCAGGTCGATGGCAGGTGGGTTAgagggcgtcgtcgtcgtcgtgtccGATTGGTCGGTGGCCGGTCGGATAGGGCGGTGGTAGGTCGAATAGGGCGGGGCGTCGTGGTGTGAGCTCGGAGAAGACGAGGGCGGATAGCGCGGCGGCAGAGGCGTGTGAGCTCCGatagggcggcggcggtggcggcggcgtcctccggtGAGCGCGGATACTGAGTCGGGTTGTGGAGATGTATGGCAAAGGCGGCGCTTGAAGCCTTGTGGAGATGTATTCAAGATCAGTCAGGTGTGCCCTTCCCTGGCCGCTCTTGGACGAAAATGGGGAGCTCGGGAGGCCGtgcaaggatgtagatggtgaaatcGGACGGCCGACGAGATCAAGTTGGGGCTTCCCTGGCCACACATGGAGGACGCCAACGTGTGGAGGAAGGAGCTGACGTGGGGGTGAGAACTAAGAAGGCATGGCGGCTGGCGGCTAGCGGCTAGGGTTGGATACGGAGAGGGGAGAGAAGAGCTAGGGGTTGCAGACTTGCAGTGTAATGGGCCTGGTCCAGCTTGGCGCGGGCGGGGCGGAACAAAAGGACGACGAAAGTAGGGGAGAAGGGGGAATACGTTCCTTCTTTTTAAGAGATAGAGATCTTTACtattactagtacaaatgcccgtgcgttgctacggggcaacaacacataaaaaataaacagaaatagtTAAAATACAAACATCATGTCGTTGATCTATGTCATTCTTTTTGTACCATACAAGCTCATGCCATGAAACAAAAAGTAGTAGGCGAATGTACGCTTCAAAGAGGTAAAACTCTCAGGTGCGCAAGTGAAGCACGGACAACAAAGGCTCTATTATGAGGCCACAACTTTTTGGAAAATATTACAATCCCACAACTTTCTGGAAATTATATAAGCTGATACACATTTAGATGTGTAATGAATAAGAATTATCTGTGATGGGATAGTAAGAATATTATTTGGAATT contains the following coding sequences:
- the LOC124683467 gene encoding 60S ribosomal protein L37a-1: MTKRTKKAGIVGKYGTRYGASLRKQIKKMEVSQHSKYFCEFCGKFAVKRKAVGIWGCKDCGKVKAGGAYTMNTASAVTVRSTIRRLREQTEA